The Glycine soja cultivar W05 chromosome 6, ASM419377v2, whole genome shotgun sequence genome has a window encoding:
- the LOC114416582 gene encoding DNA-directed RNA polymerases II, IV and V subunit 11-like isoform X4, translated as MNALDRYERFVVPEGTKKVSYERDTKIINAASFTIEREEHTIDNILRMQLHRDPNVLFVGYKLPHPLQYKIIVR; from the exons ATGAATGCCCTAGATCGTTACGAGCGTTTCGTCGTCCCTGAAGGCACCAAAAA ggttTCTTATGAGAGGGACACGAAGATCATCAATGCGGCGTCCTTCACCATTGAGAGAGAGGAGCACACCATCGACAACATCCTACGCAT GCAGCTTCACAGAGACCCCAATGTCTTGTTTGTCGGATACAAGCTTCCTCATCCTCttcaatacaaaattattgTCAGG TGA
- the LOC114416582 gene encoding DNA-directed RNA polymerases II, IV and V subunit 11-like isoform X2 translates to MNALDRYERFVVPEGTKKVSYERDTKIINAASFTIEREEHTIDNILRMQLHRDPNVLFVGYKLPHPLQYKIIVREQVEQVQMVYVNIVPR, encoded by the exons ATGAATGCCCTAGATCGTTACGAGCGTTTCGTCGTCCCTGAAGGCACCAAAAA ggttTCTTATGAGAGGGACACGAAGATCATCAATGCGGCGTCCTTCACCATTGAGAGAGAGGAGCACACCATCGACAACATCCTACGCAT GCAGCTTCACAGAGACCCCAATGTCTTGTTTGTCGGATACAAGCTTCCTCATCCTCttcaatacaaaattattgTCAGG GAACAAGTAGAACAGGTTCAGATGGTTTATGTTAATATTGTTCCCCGCTAA
- the LOC114416582 gene encoding DNA-directed RNA polymerases II, IV and V subunit 11-like isoform X3: MNALDRYERFVVPEGTKKVSYERDTKIINAASFTIEREEHTIDNILRMQLHRDPNVLFVGYKLPHPLQYKIIVRIIWFH, translated from the exons ATGAATGCCCTAGATCGTTACGAGCGTTTCGTCGTCCCTGAAGGCACCAAAAA ggttTCTTATGAGAGGGACACGAAGATCATCAATGCGGCGTCCTTCACCATTGAGAGAGAGGAGCACACCATCGACAACATCCTACGCAT GCAGCTTCACAGAGACCCCAATGTCTTGTTTGTCGGATACAAGCTTCCTCATCCTCttcaatacaaaattattgTCAGG ATCATATGGTttcattga
- the LOC114416582 gene encoding DNA-directed RNA polymerases II, IV and V subunit 11-like isoform X1 — protein sequence MNALDRYERFVVPEGTKKVSYERDTKIINAASFTIEREEHTIDNILRMQLHRDPNVLFVGYKLPHPLQYKIIVRVSVFSLLLLLLPSFNFME from the exons ATGAATGCCCTAGATCGTTACGAGCGTTTCGTCGTCCCTGAAGGCACCAAAAA ggttTCTTATGAGAGGGACACGAAGATCATCAATGCGGCGTCCTTCACCATTGAGAGAGAGGAGCACACCATCGACAACATCCTACGCAT GCAGCTTCACAGAGACCCCAATGTCTTGTTTGTCGGATACAAGCTTCCTCATCCTCttcaatacaaaattattgTCAGGGTTAGCGTCTTTTCCTTATTACTACTATTGCTGCCTTCTTTCAATTTCATGGAATAG
- the LOC114416581 gene encoding ankyrin repeat and SOCS box protein 3-like yields MDSKGWTPLHYTAWKGHVKAAECLLECSNMKCARDREGRMAFSVVAESEHEQSHARTCLVDLLGWGDTLLRAVRVDNVHDMKKCLGEGVSVNGRDQNRWTSLHWATFKGRIKSVKVLLEHSAEVETVDDAGYTLLHCDAEVDHLQVALYLIAHGASQPNLIFSL; encoded by the coding sequence ATGGATTCGAAGGGGTGGACCCCACTCCACTACACGGCATGGAAGGGGCACGTGAAGGCCGCTGAGTGTTTGTTGGAATGCTCCAACATGAAGTGCGCGAGGGATAGGGAGGGGAGAATGGCATTTTCTGTTGTAGCAGAGAGTGAGCACGAACAATCTCACGCGCGCACGTGCTTGGTCGATTTGCTGGGTTGGGGCGACACGCTGTTGCGTGCGGTGAGAGTtgacaatgttcatgacatgaAGAAATGTTTGGGGGAAGGGGTTAGTGTGAACGGGAGGGACCAGAACAGGTGGACCTCATTGCATTGGGCAACGTTCAAGGGTCGAATAAAGAGCGTGAAGGTGTTGCTTGAACACAGTGCCGAGGTTGAAACCGTTGATGATGCTGGCTACACTCTGTTGCATTGTGATGCTGAGGTAGACCATTTGCAAGTTGCCCTCTACTTGATCGCTCATGGTGCCTCTCAACCCaatcttattttttctctctag